In Vicingus serpentipes, the following are encoded in one genomic region:
- a CDS encoding phosphosulfolactate synthase, with translation MNFELPHIPQRGQNPRQVGLTMMMDKGLSWRQAENFVDCSAHLTDVVKLGFGTSYVSKDLQKKIDIYKAAGQKVYVGGTLFEAFIARGMFDDYRRLMDKFKLDTCEVSDGSIVISHEKKCEYISNLAKDFTVFSEVGSKEAGILISPSKWIKMMQNELAAGSWKVIAEARESGNVGIYRPNGTAHVALVNKIISNVKVENILWEAPQKSQQVWFIKQFGPNVNLGNIAHNEVIPLECLRLGLRGDTFFDNLPEELIQEFK, from the coding sequence ATGAATTTCGAATTACCACACATCCCTCAAAGAGGTCAAAATCCTAGACAAGTTGGATTAACAATGATGATGGACAAAGGATTAAGCTGGAGACAAGCCGAAAATTTTGTTGATTGTTCTGCACATCTTACTGATGTTGTTAAACTAGGTTTTGGAACATCTTATGTTTCTAAAGATTTACAAAAGAAAATAGATATTTATAAAGCTGCTGGACAAAAAGTTTATGTTGGAGGAACTTTATTTGAAGCTTTTATAGCTCGTGGAATGTTTGATGATTATAGAAGACTAATGGATAAATTTAAATTAGATACTTGTGAAGTTTCTGATGGTTCTATTGTTATCTCTCATGAAAAAAAATGTGAATACATATCTAACTTAGCTAAAGACTTCACTGTTTTTTCTGAAGTTGGTTCAAAAGAGGCTGGTATTTTAATTAGTCCATCGAAATGGATAAAAATGATGCAAAATGAATTAGCTGCTGGATCATGGAAAGTAATTGCAGAAGCTAGAGAAAGTGGAAATGTTGGAATTTACAGACCAAATGGAACTGCTCATGTAGCATTAGTAAACAAAATCATATCAAACGTTAAGGTTGAAAACATCCTTTGGGAAGCTCCTCAAAAATCACAACAAGTATGGTTTATTAAACAATTTGGACCAAACGTTAACTTAGGAAATATTGCTCACAATGAAGTAATTCCTTTAGAATGTTTAAGGTTAGGATTACGAGGAGATACCTTTTTTGATAATTTACCAGAAGAATTGATTCAAGAATTTAAATAA
- a CDS encoding rhodanese-like domain-containing protein, giving the protein MKQITPQELKAKIDNKEDFELIDVREIYEYEDYNINGKHIPLGEVMNNLDKIDTSKPVIFCCNSGKKSRAITIAVTKKLNSDNIYSLVGGVTNYYTEIEA; this is encoded by the coding sequence ATGAAACAAATTACACCTCAAGAGCTTAAAGCTAAAATAGACAACAAAGAAGATTTTGAACTAATTGATGTTCGTGAAATTTATGAATATGAAGATTACAATATCAATGGAAAACATATTCCTCTTGGTGAAGTAATGAATAATTTAGACAAAATTGACACTTCAAAACCAGTAATTTTTTGCTGCAATTCAGGAAAAAAATCTAGAGCAATTACAATTGCTGTTACCAAAAAATTAAACTCAGATAATATCTATTCCTTAGTTGGAGGAGTTACAAATTATTATACTGAAATAGAGGCTTAA
- a CDS encoding DUF368 domain-containing protein, translating to MKRSLKDYLLISAKGIAMGAADVVPGVSGGTIAFITGIYEELLSTISSVNIESLKVLKNDGIKGFWNHINGSFLVALLLGIGISIASLAKLITYLLKHHDILLWSFFFGLILSSIYLVGKTIKKWDTIKFLALLIGSAIAYYITILPPMENPDALWFVFLSGAIAICAMILPGISGSFILLLLGSYELVLSAIKDLKISTIAVFGIGCVVGLLSFSKLLSWMFKKYHDLTIALLTGFLVGSLNKIWPWKLTTSFRINSHGEEVPFLQENILPFNYDGNPQLLMAILMACVGLAIIILMEKVASKNN from the coding sequence ATGAAACGTTCCTTAAAGGATTATTTATTAATTAGTGCTAAAGGCATAGCAATGGGAGCTGCAGATGTTGTTCCTGGAGTATCTGGTGGAACAATAGCTTTTATTACAGGTATTTATGAAGAATTACTTTCCACCATTAGTTCTGTTAATATAGAAAGCCTAAAGGTTTTAAAAAATGATGGTATTAAAGGTTTTTGGAATCACATAAATGGAAGTTTTTTAGTCGCTTTACTTTTAGGTATTGGAATTAGTATAGCTTCATTAGCAAAATTAATTACATACCTCCTTAAACATCACGACATACTACTATGGTCATTCTTCTTTGGACTAATATTAAGTAGTATATATTTAGTAGGAAAAACGATAAAAAAATGGGATACAATAAAATTTTTAGCACTACTTATTGGTAGTGCTATTGCATATTATATAACAATTTTACCTCCTATGGAAAATCCTGATGCACTCTGGTTTGTTTTCTTATCTGGAGCAATTGCTATATGCGCAATGATATTGCCAGGTATTTCAGGTAGTTTTATCTTATTACTACTTGGATCTTACGAACTAGTTTTGTCTGCGATTAAAGATTTAAAAATTTCTACGATAGCAGTATTTGGAATTGGTTGTGTTGTTGGTTTACTTTCGTTTTCTAAACTTCTTAGTTGGATGTTTAAGAAATACCACGATTTAACAATTGCTTTATTAACTGGTTTCTTGGTTGGTTCTTTAAATAAGATTTGGCCATGGAAACTAACAACAAGTTTTCGAATAAACTCTCATGGTGAAGAGGTTCCTTTTTTACAAGAAAACATTTTACCTTTTAATTACGATGGAAATCCGCAACTATTAATGGCAATCTTAATGGCTTGTGTAGGTTTAGCAATTATAATTTTAATGGAAAAGGTAGCTTCAAAAAATAACTAA
- a CDS encoding SGNH/GDSL hydrolase family protein, whose product MKKPIYLILSVVILTVTSCMKTEFNDFETSSGTADFTNFIALGNSFTQGFQDGGLHNEFGQQQNSYPSIVATQMGTSFIQPLVSGTGSGYMHLEYRNGEITVIKNYDHNISNNDPQAIDYDPSYLTWGDKTVKYNNLGVGGLNVRNIISRNTTEALEYHIYLGSSAPAPLAWNGVSGEPISSYGRFLDFGTISNRIEYIEHVKNSNATFFTNWLGINDVMGWAKSGGDDKSGAAALTDVAEFREKYDTLLDVFQNMGAKGVCATIFDFTESPLFTTITLEALDKDIWIKEGADTTIIRKALPEDLILLSALSLVKEGTGLTPSNPLPHQQVLDKDEVIITKSHINMLNNEIVLSSNAHGFPIVDMYNFMSKLTSGMSIDGVNYTTKFIEGGAYSLDGLHPNTRGNAIIANEFIRVINENFNSSLRPVAVNNYKGIIFPN is encoded by the coding sequence ATGAAAAAGCCAATTTACCTTATTCTGTCAGTTGTTATATTAACAGTTACTTCTTGCATGAAAACCGAATTTAATGATTTTGAAACTTCATCTGGTACGGCTGATTTTACAAATTTTATCGCTTTGGGAAATTCATTTACACAAGGGTTTCAAGATGGAGGATTGCATAATGAATTTGGTCAACAACAAAATTCTTACCCATCTATAGTAGCAACTCAAATGGGAACAAGTTTTATTCAACCATTGGTTTCGGGTACAGGATCTGGTTATATGCATTTAGAATATAGAAATGGAGAAATTACTGTGATTAAAAACTATGATCATAATATATCAAATAATGATCCTCAAGCAATAGATTATGACCCTTCCTATTTAACATGGGGAGATAAAACTGTTAAATATAATAATCTTGGTGTAGGAGGTTTAAACGTTAGAAATATAATTTCTAGAAACACAACAGAAGCATTGGAGTATCATATTTATTTAGGTTCCAGTGCTCCTGCTCCATTGGCTTGGAATGGTGTTTCAGGAGAACCTATTAGTTCTTATGGAAGATTTTTAGACTTTGGTACAATTAGTAATCGTATTGAATATATTGAGCATGTTAAAAATAGTAACGCTACATTTTTTACAAATTGGTTAGGAATTAATGATGTTATGGGATGGGCAAAAAGTGGGGGAGATGATAAAAGTGGAGCTGCAGCTTTAACTGATGTTGCTGAGTTTAGAGAAAAATATGATACATTATTAGATGTTTTTCAGAATATGGGAGCAAAAGGAGTTTGTGCCACTATTTTTGATTTTACTGAAAGTCCATTATTTACTACCATAACTTTAGAGGCTTTGGATAAAGATATTTGGATTAAAGAAGGTGCTGATACTACGATAATTAGAAAGGCCTTGCCAGAGGACTTAATTTTATTATCTGCTTTATCCTTAGTGAAAGAAGGTACTGGTTTAACACCTTCAAACCCTTTGCCACATCAACAAGTTTTAGATAAAGATGAAGTGATTATTACTAAAAGCCATATTAACATGTTGAATAATGAAATAGTACTATCCTCAAATGCTCATGGATTTCCTATAGTTGATATGTATAATTTTATGAGTAAATTAACTTCAGGGATGAGTATTGATGGGGTTAACTATACTACTAAATTTATTGAAGGTGGTGCTTATTCTTTAGATGGGTTGCATCCCAATACCAGAGGAAATGCAATTATTGCAAATGAGTTTATACGAGTTATTAATGAAAATTTTAATTCAAGTTTAAGACCAGTTGCAGTAAATAATTATAAAGGAATTATTTTTCCGAATTAG
- a CDS encoding SGNH/GDSL hydrolase family protein gives MKSLKYIGLGIVALGLFSCTKTEYEEFDATNGGAANFTTYIAVGNSLTQGYQDGGLHNEYNQQDNSFPAIIAKQMGTSFVQPTVKSADGSGYRKLLSLAPNITTVAGVSGWNNWDKNAKYNNLGIAGVKLTDCVPTAGDPFSPTINQVVTSGNPFGNFLEFGVPLSTPPVSYLEYVKQSSATFFTCWLGNNDVLGWATAGGDNGTTTIPGLGTLNLSELTPVSVFRVKYDSILDAFQAMGAKGVCATLPDVTSIPYFTTVPHNPIPMDAATASQTNSAYTSYNGGLDSYQAGGAISAAEVSRRKINFTASSSNAIVIEDESLTTLPGLPNIRQATAADLIILPASSDIGRQLDPSNPASIYGVGVAFADSLVLTEAEVAEVQSHTNMLNNEIRTSASNHGVALADMYSYMFELQAGMTFDGVEYGAKYIEGGAFSLDGVHPNTRGYAIIANKFIETINSYYGSNLKPVPVQNYRGIIFP, from the coding sequence ATGAAATCATTAAAATATATAGGTTTAGGTATAGTAGCATTAGGACTATTTTCTTGTACTAAAACTGAATATGAAGAGTTTGATGCAACCAATGGAGGTGCTGCTAATTTTACAACTTATATTGCTGTAGGTAATTCACTTACTCAGGGTTATCAAGATGGAGGTTTGCATAACGAGTATAACCAACAAGATAATTCATTTCCTGCTATTATTGCAAAACAAATGGGAACAAGTTTTGTTCAACCAACAGTTAAAAGTGCAGATGGTTCTGGATACAGAAAATTATTAAGTCTAGCTCCAAATATTACAACTGTCGCAGGAGTTTCAGGTTGGAATAATTGGGATAAAAATGCTAAATACAATAATCTTGGTATAGCTGGTGTAAAATTAACAGATTGTGTACCAACAGCTGGAGATCCATTTTCACCAACAATTAATCAGGTAGTTACAAGTGGTAATCCATTTGGAAACTTTTTAGAGTTTGGAGTTCCTCTTTCTACACCTCCTGTTTCTTATTTAGAATATGTAAAACAAAGTTCAGCAACTTTTTTTACTTGTTGGCTAGGAAATAATGATGTGTTGGGTTGGGCTACTGCTGGTGGTGATAATGGAACAACAACTATTCCTGGCTTAGGAACTTTAAACTTATCAGAACTAACTCCAGTGAGTGTTTTTAGAGTTAAATATGATTCTATTTTAGATGCATTTCAAGCAATGGGAGCTAAAGGAGTTTGTGCAACTTTACCAGATGTAACTTCTATTCCTTACTTTACTACAGTACCTCATAATCCTATTCCTATGGATGCAGCTACTGCATCTCAAACAAATAGTGCTTATACTTCATATAATGGAGGTTTAGATAGTTATCAAGCAGGAGGAGCTATTTCTGCAGCTGAAGTGAGTCGTCGTAAAATTAATTTTACCGCTTCTAGTTCAAATGCAATAGTTATCGAAGATGAATCTCTAACAACTTTACCAGGATTACCAAACATTAGACAAGCAACTGCAGCAGATTTAATTATTTTACCTGCATCTTCTGATATTGGAAGACAATTAGACCCTAGTAATCCAGCTTCAATTTATGGTGTAGGAGTTGCATTTGCTGATTCATTGGTTTTAACAGAAGCTGAGGTTGCTGAAGTTCAAAGTCATACTAATATGTTAAATAATGAAATAAGAACTTCTGCTTCAAATCATGGTGTAGCATTAGCTGATATGTATTCTTATATGTTTGAATTACAAGCAGGAATGACATTTGATGGAGTTGAATATGGTGCAAAATATATTGAAGGTGGAGCATTTTCTCTTGATGGAGTTCACCCTAATACTAGAGGGTATGCAATTATTGCAAATAAATTTATTGAAACAATAAATTCATATTACGGCTCTAATTTAAAACCTGTACCAGTTCAAAATTATAGAGGAATAATATTTCCTTAA